Proteins from one Blattabacterium sp. (Blattella germanica) str. Bge genomic window:
- the dapB gene encoding 4-hydroxy-tetrahydrodipicolinate reductase, protein MNIAIIGYGKMGKSIEKIAKIRNHKISLCYDETPSPFLLKNSDVAIEFSQPDSAFNNVKICIENNIPTVCGTTGWLEKFELIQKICIEKNGSFLYSSNFSIGMNIFFEINKKLSKLLFPYSENYEVKIEETHHKEKIDKPSGTAISLAKDIINNKMKKTWILDAKLDAKETKDQILILSKRLENIAGTHTVKYESQIENIEIQHKAHNREGFAMGAVIAAEWIKNKKGIFSMKEVLEI, encoded by the coding sequence ATGAATATAGCAATAATAGGGTATGGAAAAATGGGAAAATCCATAGAAAAAATAGCAAAAATTAGAAATCACAAAATATCATTGTGTTATGATGAAACTCCTTCTCCGTTTTTATTGAAAAATTCAGATGTGGCAATAGAGTTCAGTCAACCTGATTCTGCTTTCAATAATGTAAAAATTTGCATAGAAAATAATATTCCTACTGTATGTGGAACTACAGGTTGGTTAGAAAAATTTGAACTTATTCAAAAAATATGTATAGAAAAAAATGGCTCTTTCTTATATTCTTCCAATTTTAGCATTGGAATGAATATTTTTTTTGAAATTAATAAAAAATTATCAAAATTGTTGTTTCCATATTCTGAAAATTATGAGGTAAAAATAGAAGAAACTCATCACAAAGAAAAAATAGATAAACCTAGTGGAACAGCTATTTCTTTGGCGAAGGATATTATTAATAACAAAATGAAAAAAACATGGATTTTAGATGCAAAATTAGATGCAAAAGAAACAAAAGATCAGATTTTAATTCTTTCAAAAAGATTAGAGAACATAGCAGGAACACATACCGTTAAATATGAATCTCAAATAGAAAATATAGAAATCCAACATAAAGCTCATAATAGAGAAGGATTTGCTATGGGGGCTGTAATTGCTGCAGAATGGATTAAAAATAAAAAAGGTATTTTTTCTATGAAGGAAGTGTTAGAAATATAA
- the ilvA gene encoding threonine ammonia-lyase, with protein MKKKLKGYFPSYKEVIRAKNVLKDIIYETPLQRNTLLSEKYKANVFLKREDLQIIRSYKIRGAYNKIKSLSQTELKKGIVCASAGNHAQGVAYSCHILKIPGKIYMPSTTPKQKVERVKMFGKEYVEIILIGDTFDAVSYEAMKDCRKNAKIFIHPFDDIKIIEGQATVGLEILEQSISNIDYVFIPIGGGGLVSGVGSHFKEFSPKTKIIGVEPQGAPSMSFSLKKGKVVELETIDRFIDGASVKKVGELNFNICNQILYDIKTVPEGKVCTTILDLYNLEAIVAEPAGALSIAALDFYSEKIKGKTIVCILSGGNNDITRTEEIRERSLLYEEKKHYFIVKFPQRAGALKEFVNNILGPKDDIAYFEYSKKTSKEEGPAVIGIELADKNEFSALLGRMKKYKVHFQYLNQNPDLFRVLI; from the coding sequence TTGAAAAAGAAATTAAAAGGTTACTTTCCTTCTTATAAAGAGGTAATCAGAGCTAAAAATGTATTAAAAGATATCATTTATGAAACTCCGTTACAGAGAAATACTCTGTTGTCAGAAAAATATAAAGCTAATGTTTTTTTGAAAAGAGAAGATTTACAAATTATACGTTCATATAAAATTAGAGGAGCCTATAATAAAATAAAAAGTCTATCTCAAACAGAATTAAAAAAAGGAATTGTGTGTGCCAGCGCAGGAAATCATGCCCAAGGGGTGGCCTATTCTTGTCATATACTCAAAATTCCAGGAAAAATTTATATGCCGAGTACTACTCCCAAACAAAAAGTGGAAAGAGTAAAAATGTTTGGAAAAGAATATGTTGAAATCATTTTGATTGGAGATACTTTTGACGCGGTTAGTTATGAGGCGATGAAAGATTGTAGAAAAAATGCAAAAATTTTTATTCATCCTTTTGATGATATTAAAATTATTGAAGGCCAAGCTACTGTTGGTTTAGAAATTTTAGAACAATCCATTTCAAATATCGATTATGTTTTTATTCCTATTGGAGGAGGTGGTTTAGTTTCTGGTGTAGGAAGTCATTTTAAAGAATTTAGTCCCAAAACTAAAATTATAGGAGTGGAACCTCAAGGAGCTCCATCTATGAGTTTTTCTTTAAAAAAAGGAAAAGTTGTAGAGTTAGAAACAATCGATAGATTTATTGATGGAGCTTCAGTGAAAAAGGTAGGAGAATTGAATTTTAATATATGCAATCAAATATTATATGATATCAAAACAGTTCCGGAAGGAAAAGTTTGTACAACTATTTTAGATTTATATAATTTAGAAGCTATTGTTGCGGAGCCAGCTGGAGCTCTTTCAATAGCAGCTTTAGATTTTTATTCTGAAAAAATAAAAGGAAAAACTATTGTTTGTATTTTAAGTGGGGGAAATAATGATATTACTAGAACTGAAGAAATACGAGAAAGATCTCTTTTGTATGAAGAAAAAAAGCATTATTTTATTGTTAAATTTCCACAAAGAGCTGGAGCCTTGAAAGAATTTGTTAATAATATTTTAGGACCCAAAGATGATATTGCCTATTTTGAATATTCTAAAAAAACTTCCAAAGAGGAAGGCCCTGCTGTAATAGGAATAGAATTGGCAGATAAAAATGAATTTTCTGCATTATTAGGAAGAATGAAAAAATATAAAGTTCATTTTCAATATTTAAATCAGAATCCAGACTTATTTCGTGTTCTAATTTGA
- the ilvC gene encoding ketol-acid reductoisomerase — protein sequence MKIKFGSVEETIVTREEFPLSKAREILKKETISVLGYGVQGPGQSLNLRDNGFQIIVGQRKNSISWEKALKDGWIEGKNLFSLEEASERGTLLMYLLSDAGQISFWPTLSRYLTKGKSLYFSHGFGLTFCDKTKIYPSKDIDIFLVAPKGSGTSLRRLFLQGKGVNSSYAIYQDYSGKSLEKTLSIGIGIGSGYLFETNFKNEVYSDLVGERGTLMGAIQGIFAAQYQILREKGHSPSESFNETVEELTQSLMPLVSEKGMDWMYDNCSTTAQRGALDWWKKFRDATLPIFKELYHEVHSGNEAERIIKSNSNIDYRVKLKNELRDLRKSELWEVGSVIRSLRPEKNTNK from the coding sequence ATGAAAATTAAATTTGGATCTGTAGAAGAAACTATTGTAACCAGAGAAGAATTTCCATTATCAAAAGCTAGAGAAATATTAAAAAAAGAAACTATTTCTGTTTTAGGATATGGAGTTCAAGGACCTGGTCAATCTCTAAACTTAAGAGATAATGGATTTCAAATTATTGTAGGACAAAGAAAAAATTCTATTTCTTGGGAAAAAGCACTCAAAGATGGATGGATAGAAGGAAAAAATCTTTTTTCTTTAGAAGAAGCCTCTGAAAGAGGGACTCTACTCATGTATCTTTTATCAGATGCAGGTCAAATTTCTTTTTGGCCAACTCTTTCTAGGTATCTCACTAAAGGAAAGTCTTTGTATTTCTCGCATGGGTTTGGATTAACTTTTTGTGATAAAACAAAAATATATCCTTCTAAAGATATAGATATTTTCTTAGTTGCTCCTAAAGGATCAGGAACCAGTTTAAGGAGACTATTTTTACAAGGAAAAGGAGTTAATTCCAGTTATGCTATTTATCAAGATTATAGTGGAAAAAGTTTAGAAAAAACTCTATCTATTGGGATAGGAATAGGATCTGGATATTTATTTGAAACAAATTTTAAAAATGAAGTCTACTCAGATTTGGTAGGAGAAAGAGGAACTTTAATGGGGGCAATACAAGGAATTTTTGCCGCACAATATCAAATATTAAGAGAAAAAGGTCATTCTCCTTCAGAATCTTTCAATGAAACCGTAGAAGAACTTACTCAAAGTTTAATGCCATTAGTATCGGAAAAAGGAATGGATTGGATGTATGATAATTGTTCTACTACAGCACAAAGAGGAGCTTTAGATTGGTGGAAAAAATTTAGAGATGCGACGTTGCCAATATTTAAAGAATTATATCATGAAGTTCATTCTGGAAATGAAGCTGAAAGAATTATTAAATCTAACAGTAATATAGATTACAGAGTAAAGTTGAAAAATGAATTGCGAGATCTTAGAAAAAGTGAATTATGGGAAGTTGGATCCGTTATTCGTAGTCTTAGACCGGAAAAAAACACAAATAAATAG
- a CDS encoding acetolactate synthase, whose translation MKHQFRIIILGERETRLLSRILIILNRRNLKTNHINVSSNENETIGKVQFQYVLDLECQEEQLIKVKKLIEKLIGIIHVYYSKIEEKNSRKNSWKKIDLPLATS comes from the coding sequence ATGAAGCATCAATTCAGAATAATAATTTTAGGAGAAAGAGAAACAAGATTATTGAGTAGAATACTTATTATATTGAACAGAAGAAATTTGAAAACCAATCATATTAACGTTTCTAGCAATGAGAATGAAACTATTGGAAAGGTTCAATTTCAGTATGTTTTAGATTTAGAATGTCAAGAAGAACAATTAATTAAAGTTAAAAAATTAATTGAAAAATTAATTGGAATTATTCATGTTTACTATTCTAAAATAGAAGAAAAAAATTCCAGAAAAAATTCATGGAAAAAAATAGATTTACCGTTAGCAACATCTTAA
- the ilvB gene encoding biosynthetic-type acetolactate synthase large subunit, which yields MEKKLFSGSEIVIKALLHEEVEYIFGYPGGAIMPIYDSLHDYLNLVSHILMRHEQGSIHAAQGYARATGKIGVCFTTSGPGATNLITGLADALIDSTPLVCITGQVSSHLLGTDAFQETNIIDISIPVTKWNTQVLKSKDICESIQKGFFIAKRGRPGPVLIDITKDAQFQKSEFHYERCKYVKNFHPYPCIEENRIIEAANFINKANKPLILVGQGVILAEAEEEFKKFVEKTGIPVASTLLGLGVLDSNHYLYVGMLGMHGNYAPNILTNQCDILIAIGIRFDDRVTGDVKQYAKQAKIIHLEIDPSEVNKNILCHIPILGDCKCSLRKLINYVNESTHEEWIKKFCALKEREKIAVIQGDLNPKKEGMTMGEVIKWINQYKQKNAILVTDVGQHQMIASRYFNFTYKRSQITSGGLGTMGFALPASIGAQLGAKNRQVICIVGDGGIQMTIQEMGTILQNDIPVKIILLNNNFLGMVRQWQQLFFDKRYSCTELVNPDFIKLANAYNIEAKKVNKREELKESVKKALNHEKAFLLEVVIEREDNVFPMIPAGAAVDKIRLT from the coding sequence ATGGAAAAAAAGTTATTCTCTGGTTCGGAAATAGTAATAAAAGCACTCTTACATGAAGAGGTAGAATACATCTTTGGTTATCCAGGTGGAGCAATTATGCCTATTTATGATTCTTTACACGATTATTTAAATTTAGTTTCACATATTTTAATGCGTCACGAACAAGGATCCATTCATGCAGCACAAGGATATGCTAGAGCTACTGGAAAAATAGGAGTATGTTTTACTACTTCAGGACCGGGAGCTACTAACTTGATTACTGGATTGGCAGATGCCTTGATTGACAGCACCCCTCTTGTTTGTATTACAGGACAAGTCTCTTCTCATTTATTGGGAACCGACGCTTTTCAAGAAACAAATATTATAGACATTTCTATTCCTGTAACAAAATGGAATACTCAAGTATTAAAATCTAAAGATATTTGTGAATCAATTCAAAAAGGATTTTTTATAGCTAAAAGAGGAAGACCAGGACCTGTATTGATAGATATCACTAAGGACGCTCAATTTCAAAAATCTGAATTTCATTATGAACGTTGTAAATACGTAAAAAATTTTCATCCATATCCTTGTATAGAGGAAAATAGAATAATAGAAGCTGCAAATTTCATAAATAAAGCTAACAAGCCTTTAATTCTTGTAGGTCAAGGTGTTATTTTAGCTGAAGCAGAGGAAGAATTTAAAAAATTTGTTGAAAAAACAGGGATTCCTGTAGCTAGCACTTTATTGGGATTAGGAGTTTTGGACAGCAATCATTATCTATATGTAGGTATGTTAGGAATGCATGGAAATTATGCTCCAAATATTTTAACTAATCAATGTGATATTCTTATTGCAATAGGGATCCGTTTTGATGATCGTGTAACAGGAGACGTTAAACAATATGCAAAACAAGCTAAAATTATTCATTTAGAGATTGATCCTTCTGAAGTTAATAAAAATATATTATGTCATATTCCAATATTGGGAGATTGCAAATGTTCTTTAAGAAAATTAATTAACTATGTCAATGAATCAACTCATGAAGAGTGGATAAAAAAGTTTTGTGCTCTCAAAGAAAGAGAAAAAATTGCAGTTATACAAGGGGATCTAAATCCAAAAAAAGAAGGAATGACTATGGGAGAGGTAATTAAGTGGATAAATCAATATAAACAAAAAAATGCTATTCTTGTAACTGATGTAGGACAACATCAAATGATAGCTTCTAGATATTTCAATTTTACCTATAAAAGAAGTCAAATAACTTCTGGAGGATTGGGAACTATGGGGTTTGCTTTACCAGCTTCAATAGGAGCTCAATTAGGAGCAAAAAATAGACAAGTTATTTGTATAGTGGGAGATGGAGGTATTCAAATGACAATACAAGAGATGGGAACCATTTTACAAAATGATATTCCTGTAAAAATAATATTGCTGAATAATAATTTTTTAGGAATGGTACGTCAATGGCAACAGCTTTTTTTTGATAAACGTTATTCGTGTACAGAATTAGTGAATCCAGATTTTATCAAATTAGCTAATGCTTATAATATAGAAGCAAAAAAAGTAAACAAAAGAGAAGAATTAAAAGAATCTGTAAAAAAAGCATTAAATCATGAAAAAGCTTTTTTATTAGAAGTTGTAATCGAAAGAGAAGACAATGTTTTTCCTATGATTCCTGCAGGAGCAGCTGTAGATAAAATTCGTTTAACATAA
- the ilvD gene encoding dihydroxy-acid dehydratase yields MKKRINDFSKNITKEPDLPAAHAMLYATGMKESDFCKAQIGIVSNWYEGNPCNMHLDKMAKKIKSSVVTQNLVGFQLTTIGVSDGITMGTPGMRYSLPSRELIADSIETVIDSHHYDGIIAIPGCDKNMPGVMIALLRLNRPSIIVYGGSISSGHYNGQKLDIVSSFEALGKKNTFQITEKEYKNIVKNSCPGPGACGGMYTANTMASALETMGMMLPYSSSSPSTSEKKQIECEEVSIYIKKLLEIGIKPKDIVTKSSIENGVKLAMCLGGSTNLVLHFLAIAKSANIDFSLKDFQRLSNQVPLIGNLKPSGIFLMEDIHMYIGGMPVIIKYLLNEGILSGDCLTVTGKTLSENMKNVPNITFNQKIIHSLDNPIKKNGHIRILYGNLSPEGAIAKITGKEGTIFRGKANVFDSEEEANQAILKNKILPGVVIVIRYVGPKGGPGMPEMLKPTSYIMGSGLGKEVALITDGRFSGGSHGFVVGHITPEAQSGGLIALIKNGDFIKIDAENNTITLEVKDEEINKRRKSWIPPSFKVKKGYLYKYTKMVSPASKGCITDQLN; encoded by the coding sequence ATGAAAAAAAGAATTAACGATTTTAGTAAAAACATAACTAAAGAACCCGATTTGCCAGCAGCACACGCTATGTTATATGCTACAGGGATGAAAGAATCCGATTTTTGTAAAGCTCAAATAGGAATAGTTAGCAATTGGTACGAGGGAAATCCTTGCAACATGCATTTAGATAAAATGGCAAAAAAAATCAAATCATCAGTTGTTACTCAAAATTTAGTAGGATTTCAATTGACTACTATTGGAGTCAGTGATGGAATTACTATGGGTACTCCAGGAATGAGGTACTCTTTGCCTTCCAGAGAATTGATAGCGGATAGCATAGAAACAGTAATTGATTCACATCATTATGATGGAATAATTGCCATACCTGGATGTGATAAAAATATGCCAGGAGTTATGATAGCTTTACTTAGATTGAATCGTCCATCTATTATAGTGTATGGAGGAAGTATTTCTTCAGGTCATTATAATGGTCAAAAATTAGACATTGTTTCTTCTTTTGAAGCTCTAGGAAAAAAAAATACTTTCCAAATTACTGAAAAAGAGTACAAAAATATTGTTAAAAATTCTTGTCCAGGACCAGGAGCTTGTGGAGGAATGTATACTGCAAATACTATGGCTTCTGCTTTGGAAACGATGGGAATGATGCTCCCTTATTCTTCTTCATCTCCTTCTACAAGTGAAAAGAAACAAATAGAGTGTGAAGAAGTTTCTATATATATTAAAAAACTATTGGAAATAGGAATAAAACCGAAAGATATCGTAACAAAATCTTCTATAGAAAATGGGGTAAAATTAGCCATGTGTTTAGGTGGTTCAACCAATTTAGTTTTACATTTTTTAGCGATAGCTAAATCGGCAAATATTGATTTTTCTTTAAAAGATTTTCAAAGACTTAGCAATCAAGTTCCTCTCATTGGAAATTTAAAACCAAGTGGAATTTTCTTAATGGAAGATATTCATATGTATATAGGTGGAATGCCTGTTATTATAAAATATCTATTAAACGAAGGAATATTATCAGGAGATTGTCTAACCGTTACTGGAAAAACATTATCTGAAAATATGAAAAATGTTCCTAATATAACTTTCAATCAAAAAATTATTCATTCTTTAGATAACCCTATCAAAAAAAACGGACATATCAGAATTTTATATGGAAATCTTTCTCCTGAAGGAGCCATAGCTAAAATTACTGGAAAGGAAGGTACTATTTTTCGTGGAAAAGCTAATGTTTTTGATTCAGAAGAAGAAGCCAATCAAGCTATTTTGAAAAATAAAATTTTGCCTGGAGTTGTAATTGTCATCAGATATGTCGGACCAAAGGGAGGGCCTGGAATGCCAGAAATGTTAAAGCCAACATCTTATATTATGGGATCTGGATTAGGAAAAGAAGTCGCTCTTATTACAGATGGTCGATTTTCAGGAGGATCACACGGTTTTGTAGTAGGGCATATAACTCCAGAAGCACAGTCTGGAGGATTGATTGCTTTGATTAAAAATGGAGATTTTATTAAAATAGATGCGGAAAATAATACCATTACTCTTGAAGTGAAAGATGAGGAGATAAATAAAAGAAGAAAATCATGGATTCCCCCTTCATTTAAGGTAAAAAAAGGATATTTATACAAATATACCAAAATGGTGTCTCCAGCTTCCAAAGGGTGCATTACAGATCAATTGAATTAA
- the mnmA gene encoding tRNA 2-thiouridine(34) synthase MnmA, translated as MMQKVVVVGLSGGVDSSVAALILKKKGYEVIGLFMHNWEEEDSVFNKCTTWKEDKIDAMLVAQQLNIPFQVIEMKKEYKKYVIDYMFHEYESGKTPNPDILCNREIKFNIFLKKAIDLGADLIATGHYVNKEKIIKNKKIIYRLLIGKDLNKDQSYFLCQLTQYQLGKTLFPLGLLTKNQVRKIAEKNGLRNAHKKESQGLCFVGKIKLSEFLQKKIIPKKGEVVCINSDALVYKENQFPFPSSKEEELLFLSRKKKYKKSDGKIIGYHKGAHCFTKGQRKGIALGGYQKALFVIETDVKENIVYTGIGKKHPGLYRKSLFIQEKNIHWIREDLSLKEGEKMDVFCRIRYRQSLQKSKLYKIKKGMFIEFETMQCAITEGQFAAWYIGKELVGSGVIS; from the coding sequence ATGATGCAAAAGGTTGTCGTTGTTGGCCTTTCAGGTGGTGTTGATTCAAGTGTTGCTGCATTAATTCTTAAAAAGAAAGGTTATGAGGTTATTGGTTTGTTTATGCATAATTGGGAAGAGGAAGATTCTGTTTTCAATAAATGTACTACTTGGAAAGAAGATAAAATTGATGCTATGTTAGTCGCTCAACAATTAAATATTCCTTTTCAAGTAATAGAAATGAAAAAAGAATATAAAAAATATGTCATTGATTACATGTTTCATGAATATGAATCTGGAAAAACTCCTAATCCAGATATTTTATGCAACAGAGAGATTAAGTTCAACATCTTCTTAAAAAAAGCCATTGATTTAGGAGCAGATTTGATTGCAACAGGCCATTATGTAAATAAAGAAAAAATTATAAAAAACAAAAAAATAATTTATCGTCTTTTAATAGGAAAAGATCTTAATAAAGATCAATCATATTTTTTATGTCAATTAACGCAATATCAATTGGGAAAAACACTGTTTCCATTAGGTTTATTAACGAAAAATCAAGTTCGAAAAATAGCGGAAAAAAATGGATTACGTAATGCTCATAAAAAAGAATCACAAGGTCTTTGTTTTGTAGGAAAAATTAAATTATCCGAATTTCTACAAAAAAAAATTATTCCAAAAAAAGGAGAAGTAGTTTGCATAAATTCTGATGCTTTAGTATATAAAGAAAATCAATTTCCTTTTCCTTCTTCTAAGGAAGAAGAGTTACTTTTTTTATCTAGAAAAAAAAAGTATAAAAAATCAGATGGAAAAATAATAGGATATCATAAAGGAGCTCATTGTTTTACTAAAGGGCAACGTAAAGGAATAGCTTTAGGAGGTTATCAAAAAGCTCTTTTTGTCATTGAAACCGATGTAAAAGAAAATATTGTTTATACTGGAATAGGAAAAAAGCATCCAGGATTATATAGAAAATCTTTGTTTATTCAAGAAAAAAATATTCATTGGATAAGAGAAGATCTTAGTCTTAAAGAAGGAGAAAAAATGGATGTTTTTTGTAGAATTCGTTATAGACAATCATTGCAAAAATCAAAATTATACAAAATAAAAAAAGGAATGTTCATAGAATTTGAAACAATGCAATGTGCTATAACGGAAGGACAGTTTGCTGCTTGGTATATTGGAAAAGAATTGGTAGGATCAGGTGTTATTTCTTAA
- the dnaJ gene encoding molecular chaperone DnaJ has product MVKKDYYEVLGVSKNASSEEIKKAYRKLAIKYHPDKNLDDKKKAEEKFKEAAEAYEILSNPEKRQRYDKFGHSGVKGSGTGSGMNMEDIFANFGDIFADAFGEGFSSFGFGRSNRNKTIKGSDLRIRVKLSLEEIANGIEKKVKVKRLKIAKGIKFKNCSSCNGTGQIIRVTNTILGKMQTTSQCHICSGTGKNVENIPYGANKHGLIKEEELVNIKIPAGLTEGIQLKISEKGNEAPFGGIPGDLIVLIEEIPHSQLKREGINLHYDLYISFPDAILGASKEVPTINGKARIKIDPGTQSGKTLRLKNKGLPNIEGYGHGSLLIHVNVWTPKKINEEQRKFFEKMRKNENFLPHPGNSEKSFFDRVREMFS; this is encoded by the coding sequence ATGGTTAAAAAAGATTATTACGAAGTATTAGGAGTTTCTAAAAATGCCTCTTCAGAAGAAATTAAAAAAGCTTATCGAAAATTAGCAATCAAATATCATCCAGATAAAAATTTGGATGATAAAAAAAAAGCAGAAGAAAAATTTAAAGAAGCTGCTGAAGCTTATGAAATTTTAAGTAATCCAGAAAAAAGACAACGTTATGATAAATTTGGTCATTCTGGGGTAAAAGGAAGCGGTACTGGTTCAGGAATGAATATGGAAGATATTTTTGCAAATTTTGGAGATATTTTCGCTGATGCATTTGGAGAAGGTTTTTCTAGTTTTGGATTTGGAAGATCAAATCGGAATAAAACTATTAAAGGAAGTGATTTAAGAATAAGAGTTAAACTTTCATTAGAAGAGATCGCTAATGGAATAGAAAAAAAAGTTAAAGTAAAAAGACTTAAAATAGCTAAAGGAATCAAATTTAAAAATTGTTCATCTTGTAATGGAACTGGTCAAATTATACGTGTAACCAATACCATTTTAGGAAAAATGCAAACTACTTCTCAATGTCATATATGTTCAGGGACTGGAAAAAATGTTGAAAATATACCTTATGGAGCTAATAAACATGGATTAATTAAAGAAGAAGAATTGGTAAATATAAAAATTCCTGCAGGACTTACAGAAGGAATTCAACTTAAAATTTCTGAAAAAGGAAATGAAGCTCCATTTGGGGGAATTCCTGGAGATTTAATTGTACTCATTGAAGAAATTCCTCATTCTCAACTGAAAAGAGAAGGGATCAACCTCCATTATGATTTATATATTTCTTTTCCGGATGCAATATTGGGGGCTTCTAAAGAAGTACCTACTATTAATGGAAAGGCTAGAATCAAAATAGATCCAGGAACACAATCGGGAAAAACTCTTAGATTAAAAAATAAAGGATTACCTAACATTGAAGGATATGGACATGGGAGTCTTTTGATTCATGTTAATGTTTGGACTCCAAAAAAAATTAATGAAGAACAAAGAAAATTTTTCGAAAAAATGAGAAAAAATGAAAATTTCCTTCCTCATCCCGGTAATTCAGAAAAATCTTTTTTTGATCGTGTAAGAGAAATGTTTTCTTAA
- a CDS encoding nucleotide exchange factor GrpE, protein MKIFLYYGYQSKKQLKKQSDPSNDVCNVGSSSCQGEIQDPLKKEMELLQKEVEKEKNKFLRLFAEFENYKKRIQKERFDIFRAVHEEILIDLIPILDDFERGLKELRKSKDELIVKGVSLIQEKLVKILKEKGLNKIKIKKGDDFNTDLHEAISQIPAVTEDLKGKIIEIIEAGYLLKEKVIRHAKVITGK, encoded by the coding sequence TTGAAAATATTTTTATATTATGGATATCAATCAAAAAAACAACTGAAAAAACAATCAGATCCATCTAACGATGTCTGTAATGTGGGATCATCTTCTTGTCAAGGAGAAATACAGGATCCATTAAAAAAAGAAATGGAATTACTTCAAAAAGAAGTAGAGAAAGAAAAGAATAAATTTTTACGTCTTTTTGCAGAATTTGAAAATTATAAAAAACGCATTCAAAAAGAAAGATTTGATATTTTTAGAGCTGTTCATGAAGAAATTCTTATAGATTTAATTCCGATTTTGGATGATTTTGAACGAGGACTTAAAGAGTTAAGAAAATCTAAAGATGAACTGATTGTGAAAGGAGTTTCTTTAATACAAGAAAAACTTGTTAAAATTTTAAAAGAAAAAGGATTAAATAAAATCAAAATAAAAAAGGGAGATGACTTTAATACAGATTTACACGAGGCTATTTCACAAATTCCAGCTGTTACAGAAGATTTAAAAGGAAAAATAATAGAAATTATAGAAGCTGGATATCTTCTTAAAGAAAAAGTCATACGACATGCTAAAGTCATAACCGGAAAGTAA
- the trpS gene encoding tryptophan--tRNA ligase, with amino-acid sequence MEKILTGIRSTGTPHLGNILGVIIPSVNMANKNEKHSSFIFIADLHSLIQVNNIQTIKNNTYQIAAAWLAFGLNAENCLFYRQSDVSEVTELAWYFSCFFPYQRLTLAHSFKNEIKKTNKEKISLGLFSYPILMAADILLYNAKIVPVGKDQLQHIEIARRIASFFNKKIGHKLFVLPNAFLQKKMMSVPGTDGEKMSKSKKNWINIFSSDEILKKQIMSIRTDSQSLEEKKNHETDYIMSLYKLIASLDQIEKMKEKYIRGGYGYYEAKIALYELIIHKFSIERKKFFYFMKNKSLLDHILDSGAKKAKIIAHKRLNDIRKCFKFNPLI; translated from the coding sequence ATGGAAAAAATTTTAACAGGAATTCGAAGTACAGGAACTCCTCATTTAGGAAATATTTTAGGTGTTATAATTCCATCTGTAAATATGGCTAATAAAAATGAAAAACATTCTTCATTTATATTTATAGCAGATTTACATTCTCTGATTCAAGTAAATAATATCCAAACAATAAAAAATAACACTTATCAAATTGCGGCAGCGTGGTTAGCTTTTGGATTGAATGCTGAAAATTGTCTTTTTTATAGACAATCTGATGTTTCAGAAGTGACTGAACTAGCTTGGTATTTCAGTTGTTTTTTTCCTTATCAAAGGCTTACATTAGCTCATTCATTTAAAAATGAAATCAAAAAAACAAATAAAGAAAAAATTAGTTTAGGATTGTTTTCTTATCCTATTTTAATGGCTGCCGATATTTTACTTTATAACGCAAAAATTGTTCCCGTAGGAAAAGATCAATTACAACATATAGAAATAGCTAGACGAATTGCTTCCTTTTTCAATAAAAAAATAGGTCATAAATTATTTGTATTGCCTAATGCTTTTTTACAAAAAAAAATGATGTCTGTCCCTGGAACAGATGGAGAAAAAATGAGTAAATCTAAAAAAAATTGGATTAACATTTTCTCTTCAGACGAAATTTTGAAAAAACAAATTATGAGTATTCGTACAGACAGTCAATCTTTGGAAGAAAAGAAAAATCACGAAACAGATTATATAATGTCTCTATACAAATTAATAGCTTCTTTAGATCAAATAGAGAAAATGAAAGAAAAATATATAAGGGGTGGATATGGTTATTATGAGGCTAAAATAGCATTGTATGAACTTATCATTCATAAATTTTCAATAGAAAGGAAAAAGTTTTTTTATTTTATGAAAAATAAATCTTTATTAGATCATATTCTGGATTCTGGTGCTAAAAAAGCAAAAATTATAGCTCATAAAAGGTTGAATGATATTAGAAAATGTTTCAAATTCAACCCTTTAATTTAA